CCCGAGGCTGAGCCTGAGCAGAGGCACCCACAGCCAAGCCGGACCAGAGGGACTCACGGGACCATCGTGCTGCAGGCAGGTACGTGGGGCACAGGGGTGCCTGGCAGGTCGCGCGGGCGCTTGTTTTGCATCCACCGGTCATGCTGTGGCCGGGGGGTTGGCGGGACCGCCCTGatgccccctgccccccagcaTGGCGCAGTGGCAGGAGGTGCAGAGTTTGGCCAACGCCTACCTGGAGCAGGTCCACCAGCTGTACGCCGGGGCGGCGCTGCCCATGGCGGTGCGGCAGTGCCTGGCCGCCTGGATCGAGGACCAGAACTGGTAATAggagggctggggccgggggctgTGCTGGCCGGTGCATGCCAGGCCAGTGCTGAGCCTGCGATGCTGCAGGCGCCAGGCGGTCGAGCCACTCTCCTCCCACGCCCGGATGCTCTTCCACTCCTTGCTGGCACTGCTGGGTGAGCGCCTGGGCAGCCCGGGGCTGGGTGACGAGGACTTCATGCTGAAGCACAACCTGCGCAAGGCCCGCCGTGACCTCCAggtgggtggcagggctggggtgagggGTCTGGGGGTCTCTGTGTTCCGCTGaccccccggcccctctgcaGGCTGAGTTTGAGGAGTGTCCAGAGAAGTTCGCCAACCTGGTGGCCaacctgctgcaggaggagcgACGGATCCTGCGCCTGGGGCAGGCGGGGGAGCAGGTAGGCCGgggtcccccccccacctcgcgGGGTCCTGCCAGCCACTGCCCGACGGCCCGTGTCTCCGCaggggggggctgccccggcccccggcACACCCCCAGAGAGTGACCGGGAGCAGCAGATCCGGCGGCGCCTGGCCGAGTTCCATGTGGCCCTGCAGGTAATGGCCCCCCTGGCCCCCACCTCCAGGCCCCTGGGCGCTGCCTGGCCCCTcaccccccctctgcccccaggagGCCGAACGCGCCTTCCGGCACTTGGAGGACCTGCAGGACGCCTTTGACTTCTGCTTCAAGGTGCACTACCTGCCGGGTAAGGCTTAATCCTGCCCGCCCCAGGGGCAGATGTGGGACGGCGCCGCCCtgcgacaccccccccccccccccccccgtgccttcCCAACTTTCCCCCTCACCCTCTGCCCTCAGGTGAGGACAGGACCAGCGACCCCCAGTACGCCCAGCAGGTCCAAGCTCTCCAGGCCAAGCTGCAGATCCTGGACCGGCAGCGGCGGGTGAGAGGGGGCCGGGTCTGGGCCGGGGGGGCCATGGCCACCCCACACCCCCTGCTTAGGCGTGCGTCTCCCCCCAGGAGGTGCTGGCTCAGATGCAGCAGCTTCTGGGTCGCAGCGAGACCCTGCGGGActtcctgcagcaggagctgggggctTGGCGGGAGCGGCAGCAGCGCGCCTGCCTGGGGGCCCCCACCAACACCTGCCTGCGCCCGCTGGAGACCTGGTAGGGCTGGGATGgcagggggatggggtggggggccaTGGCTGGCCCCCACTGAGCCCCACGGCACCCGCAGGTTCACAGAGCTGGGCCAGGggctcttccagctgctgcagctcctgcggGCACTGGGGGACCTGCGGCAGAAGGTGACCTATGAGAGAGACCCGCTGAAGGCAGAGACCCCCCTCCTGGAGCGGCGGCTGCGGGAGCTGCTCTCCTACCTGCTGCAGAGGTGGGGGTGGCCGTGGGGGGGTGCCTAgggggcctggggctggggcagccctgaCCCTCCTGGTGCCCCCAGCGCCTTCGTGGTGGAGCAGCAGCCCAGCATGCCCAACGCCTACAAGCGCCCGCTGGTGCTGCGCACAGCCACCAAGTTCTCGGCCCGCGCCCGCCTGCTTGTCCGCCTCCACGATCGCAACCACCGCATGGAGGCCAAGATCCACATCGACAGGTTGTGACCCACAGGGGTGCACCCCCCTGCCCGGCCACGGGGGTCCCAGGGTCCCACTCCTCGTTGACATCCTGTTGTCTCTtgcagggacccccccaagaTAAAAGGGTGAGAGCCGAGTGAATACTGGACGCGGTAGGCAGGGCCATGGCCCCCCCGGGGGTCCTGGCCTCCCACCCGCGGCCTCTCTCTGCCCCGCAGGTTTCGCAAGTTCAACATCCTGACCTCAAGCAGCAAAACCCTCCTGGCAGGGGACAGTCCCCAGGACGGGCTGGTCTGCGACTTCCAGTACCTCGTAGGTGCCCCCCTGCCTGGAACCCTGGGTCCTCCATGGGGTGGGGGAGTCGGGCAAggacccagccccagccccagcctgactCTCTCCTGCCCTGCAGACGCTGAAGGAGCAGAAGGACAGCAGGTCAGGCAAGGGCAGCAAAGGCACCGGCGAGGTGAGTGCGGGGCTGGGGGCCATTGGGGGCATGGAGACGGCCGGTGCCGCACGGTGCCCACAGTGCCATCTCTGTGCAGGGTCCCCTGGTCGTGACAGAAGAGCTGCACCTCATCACCTTCACGCTGGCGTACGCCTACTgcgggctggagctggagctggaggtgaGGGCTGGAGACtttgggggaggctgggggggggctggggtctGCCAGCCTGACGCCTTCTCCCCCCACAGACCTCCACACTGCCCTTCGTCATCATCTCCAACAACAACCAGCTCTCCAGCGCCTGGGCCTCCATCCTCTGGTTCAACATGCTCAGCAGCGACCCTAAGGCGAGCGggacccctccccagccctgcaccacTCCCCACTGCACCCAGCACTGCCATCTCTGCTCCCATCTCCCCTTCCCCGGTCCTAgtctcctgtccccatccctgctcatTGCCCAGTCTCCATCCCTGTGTCCTGTGCCTGTCCCTGGTCTTGCCCTGtgccctctcccttctcctgtcTCCAGTACCTGCCCTGTCCTGgtccctgtcccatccccatcctctgGTCCCTtcccgtccctgtcccctgccctggtGCACGTCCCCGGCTCTTGCCAcacatccccagccctgctcacccCGTCTCCCACAGGAGCAGCAGTTTTTCTCCGCGCCGCCCCCAGCACCCTGGCGCCGGCTGGCCGAGGTGCTGAGCTGGCAGTTCGAGAGCGTGGCTGAGCGGGGCCTGAGCAAGGAGCACCTCCTCATGCTGGCCGAGAAGCTCTTCGGTAAGGCTGGGTGCCAGCCCCGAGCCtcctggggctgggatgggggcCGTGctgccccccctcaccctgtTCTTGCCTCAAAGGCTCA
The Accipiter gentilis chromosome 16, bAccGen1.1, whole genome shotgun sequence DNA segment above includes these coding regions:
- the STAT2 gene encoding signal transducer and activator of transcription 2, with the translated sequence MAQWQEVQSLANAYLEQVHQLYAGAALPMAVRQCLAAWIEDQNWRQAVEPLSSHARMLFHSLLALLGERLGSPGLGDEDFMLKHNLRKARRDLQAEFEECPEKFANLVANLLQEERRILRLGQAGEQGGAAPAPGTPPESDREQQIRRRLAEFHVALQEAERAFRHLEDLQDAFDFCFKVHYLPGEDRTSDPQYAQQVQALQAKLQILDRQRREVLAQMQQLLGRSETLRDFLQQELGAWRERQQRACLGAPTNTCLRPLETWFTELGQGLFQLLQLLRALGDLRQKVTYERDPLKAETPLLERRLRELLSYLLQSAFVVEQQPSMPNAYKRPLVLRTATKFSARARLLVRLHDRNHRMEAKIHIDRDPPKIKGFRKFNILTSSSKTLLAGDSPQDGLVCDFQYLTLKEQKDSRSGKGSKGTGEGPLVVTEELHLITFTLAYAYCGLELELETSTLPFVIISNNNQLSSAWASILWFNMLSSDPKEQQFFSAPPPAPWRRLAEVLSWQFESVAERGLSKEHLLMLAEKLFGSKPSLESTLAWPKFSKDGASGFSFWAWLDGILGLLQEHLKQLWKNGLILGFVSRKQEKKLLKGKRTGTFLIRFSESVLGGVTCTWVEHPTSGPPAFRAVVPYTAAELASLALPDIIRDYQLLVEENIPENPLQFLYPDIARDEAFRPYYSQRQEGNLMEQKKYLNRRLIRVSSRQANESWQTEEELVAATENLETLQLQPGGLGTQQPSGLAPLQPGTSGTLQPRDRGTLHVTSGNLGTLQSLSPGTAQGMAVSPGMLQPGGLGTLQPGPQGLEPPQSQQVGSGGSEVLQPGIGDLEPQLVLQLVPEGQGTLQVGPGGVGTLQVLQGGLGILQHVAPEDQGTQQVGPGAVEPQLVLQLVPEGQRTLQVGPGDLGMLQPVAGDTGMLQQVGVGDAGLLQPVLGAVQPLLLPEGQGTLQPELRDLEPLPGSPDVQELLQSLTEGLKPGSGTLETLEVAELMPDMLDVMNGGLEGLGPRLAGSTALLDPHDPFLPQPEDAALPTVSSLFTAAADFPPLHIDANDFQ